In Gemmatimonadaceae bacterium, one DNA window encodes the following:
- a CDS encoding potassium transporter Kup, translating into MKFRRLCGHHFLICATSLWGKHISTHSQTDPSGSRLRSLALVAIGVVYGDIGTSPLYAIRECFKHENGLAVTPPNVYGILSLIVWALIIVVSIKYIVFILQADNRGEGGELALLALILQQQRRDGDGRRRLIITALGLIGAALLYGDGLITPAMSVLGATEGLKVITPRFGVFVVPATLVILFGLFLVQKKGTAKVGRIFGPVMVIWFLVIASLGVKEIVASPGIFLAVNPLHGIRFFLNHGFIAFVVLGAVVLVVTGAEALYADMGHFGRKPIRLAWFGLVLPALLLNYFGQGALLLRDPTAAENPFFMLAPRVLLYPLIALATLAAIIASQALISGAFSITKQCVQLGYSPRVTIVQTSETEHGQIYIPEVNKALMIGCLLVVIGFRSTSALGAAYGIAVTGSMAITTILFATLARTQWHWSWWRLGPLVALLLIVDLSFFGSNALKIKAGGWVPIAIAAVIFTLMMTWNRGRKIVQEILTQGSLPIDLFLADVAKRKPYRVPGTAVFMTSNPDGAPLVLLHHLKHNKVLHEHVILLSVLSANVPTVAPDEQITAAALGEGFSRVTARFGFMEKANVMDVLERSRELGVVSDARDTSFYLGRERLLAVRNSKLARWRKKLYIFMSRNSRTATEYFAIPPNRVVELGAQIEF; encoded by the coding sequence TTGAAATTCCGCAGGCTTTGCGGCCATCATTTCCTCATCTGTGCGACCTCCCTCTGGGGCAAACACATCAGCACGCACTCACAGACTGATCCTAGCGGGAGCCGTCTTCGCAGTCTTGCACTCGTTGCAATCGGTGTCGTGTACGGCGACATCGGTACGAGCCCGCTATACGCGATCCGCGAATGCTTCAAGCATGAAAACGGCTTGGCAGTAACACCCCCTAACGTCTACGGCATTCTGTCGCTGATTGTCTGGGCATTGATCATTGTAGTGAGCATCAAGTACATCGTTTTCATCCTTCAGGCCGACAATCGCGGCGAAGGCGGTGAGCTGGCGCTGCTGGCGCTGATTCTCCAGCAGCAGCGGCGGGACGGCGACGGCCGCCGCCGGCTCATTATCACCGCGCTCGGCTTGATCGGTGCCGCGCTGCTATACGGCGACGGGCTGATTACGCCCGCAATGTCGGTTCTCGGCGCCACCGAGGGACTGAAAGTCATAACGCCGCGCTTCGGCGTCTTTGTCGTTCCGGCCACCCTGGTGATCCTGTTTGGGCTTTTTCTCGTGCAGAAGAAAGGCACCGCAAAGGTGGGCCGCATCTTCGGGCCGGTAATGGTTATCTGGTTTCTCGTCATTGCATCGCTCGGGGTCAAGGAGATAGTGGCTTCTCCCGGAATTTTTCTCGCGGTCAACCCTCTCCACGGCATCCGTTTCTTTCTCAACCACGGATTCATCGCGTTCGTCGTTCTCGGCGCAGTCGTACTTGTGGTGACTGGCGCAGAGGCATTGTACGCTGACATGGGTCATTTCGGGCGCAAGCCGATTCGGCTGGCGTGGTTCGGGCTCGTCCTCCCCGCCCTCCTGCTCAACTATTTCGGACAGGGAGCGCTGCTGCTTCGGGATCCGACGGCGGCCGAGAATCCGTTTTTCATGCTTGCGCCACGCGTGCTGCTATACCCATTGATTGCACTGGCTACACTCGCCGCCATCATCGCTTCACAGGCGCTCATTTCCGGTGCGTTCTCCATCACGAAGCAGTGTGTGCAGCTTGGTTACAGCCCGCGGGTGACGATAGTGCAGACCTCGGAGACCGAGCACGGTCAGATTTACATACCCGAGGTGAACAAGGCGCTGATGATCGGCTGTCTGCTGGTCGTCATCGGGTTTCGGTCGACTAGCGCGCTGGGTGCGGCATATGGTATCGCGGTCACCGGCTCTATGGCTATCACCACCATATTGTTTGCGACGCTGGCGCGCACCCAGTGGCATTGGAGCTGGTGGCGGCTGGGGCCGCTCGTTGCATTGTTGCTCATCGTCGATCTGTCATTCTTCGGCTCGAATGCGCTGAAGATCAAGGCTGGCGGCTGGGTGCCGATCGCGATCGCGGCAGTGATATTCACCCTCATGATGACGTGGAATCGAGGTCGGAAAATCGTGCAGGAGATACTTACCCAGGGGTCACTGCCGATCGATTTGTTTCTCGCCGATGTGGCGAAGCGGAAGCCATACCGAGTGCCGGGTACAGCGGTTTTCATGACGTCAAATCCCGATGGCGCTCCTCTTGTTCTCCTGCATCATCTCAAACACAACAAGGTGCTGCACGAGCATGTGATTCTGCTTTCCGTCCTGTCGGCAAACGTGCCGACCGTTGCACCCGACGAGCAAATCACTGCCGCAGCGCTGGGAGAAGGGTTCTCGCGAGTGACCGCCCGCTTTGGGTTTATGGAGAAAGCAAACGTAATGGATGTGCTGGAACGATCGAGAGAACTGGGCGTTGTCTCCGATGCGCGGGACACGAGCTTCTATCTCGGCAGGGAAAGGCTGCTCGCAGTCCGCAACTCGAAACTCGCCAGGTGGAGGAAAAAGCTCTACATCTTCATGTCGCGAAACTCGCGTACGGCGACAGAGTATTTCGCTATTCCCCCGAACAGAGTAGTCGAGCTCGGTGCACAAATAGAATTCTGA
- a CDS encoding TolC family protein, with protein sequence MIRSIAVLLVASIPLASLRVAAQQVADTFAVQISLAEAVRMAQQNSPSTVQARGAIRTSNAAVKQSFAAFLPSLSLSAGTSNQRGDRFDTQGNLVPFTGQPTNYSTGLNGNLQLFDGGRRYFDLNGSRADVDAAEAGETVQRYQVALQVKQQYYNILAARESESAALAQIEQTTQQLRSASIRLRAGAATLSDSLRSVILLGNARLSLLNAQNNLSLSNATLTRLVASPRPVTAVASDTIDQAVTIPAIAELERYALEAPAVLQADAQLTAARAAVRSAKSSFLPTVNMSFQRGGSGLDPRFGVGDKRYAYNQNVNFSLQFPLFNNLNREVNVARAAVAEDNAVVSLRDSKFLARQTLVQSLNQMSTARQQVEIQLSSVAAALEDLRVQQRRYELGATTLLDLLTSQTQLDQARTSLIRARYDYRVAKAQLEALIGRDIQE encoded by the coding sequence ATGATCAGAAGCATCGCAGTGTTACTCGTAGCATCGATCCCTCTCGCTTCTTTGCGAGTTGCGGCGCAGCAAGTTGCCGATACGTTTGCTGTGCAAATCTCGCTTGCCGAAGCAGTACGAATGGCGCAACAAAATTCGCCGTCAACCGTGCAGGCGCGTGGCGCGATTCGTACTTCAAACGCCGCCGTCAAGCAGTCTTTCGCTGCCTTCCTGCCCAGCTTGTCGCTGTCTGCCGGAACCTCGAACCAGCGTGGCGACAGGTTCGATACACAGGGCAACCTGGTGCCATTTACCGGTCAGCCGACAAACTACTCAACCGGTCTCAACGGCAACCTGCAACTTTTCGATGGCGGTCGCAGGTATTTCGACTTGAACGGATCCAGGGCGGACGTGGACGCGGCTGAGGCCGGCGAGACGGTACAGCGCTATCAGGTCGCGCTCCAGGTCAAGCAACAGTATTACAATATTCTCGCCGCGCGGGAATCCGAGAGCGCAGCCCTCGCCCAGATCGAACAGACTACACAGCAGCTCCGCTCCGCTTCGATCAGGCTTCGCGCCGGTGCCGCCACGCTCTCCGATTCCCTGCGCTCGGTAATTCTGCTGGGCAACGCGCGGCTTTCGCTGTTGAATGCCCAGAATAATCTGAGCCTTTCGAACGCGACCCTGACGAGGCTTGTGGCGTCGCCGCGGCCTGTGACCGCGGTTGCCTCGGACACGATCGATCAGGCAGTAACCATTCCGGCGATCGCCGAGCTGGAGCGCTATGCCCTCGAGGCACCAGCGGTACTGCAGGCCGATGCGCAGCTCACTGCCGCGCGTGCCGCGGTGAGATCGGCGAAATCTTCGTTTCTGCCAACTGTGAACATGAGCTTTCAGCGGGGCGGCAGCGGACTCGATCCACGTTTTGGCGTGGGCGATAAACGGTATGCGTATAACCAGAACGTCAACTTCAGTCTGCAGTTTCCCCTGTTCAACAACCTGAATCGTGAAGTGAATGTCGCGCGGGCGGCTGTCGCCGAGGACAATGCCGTGGTTTCGTTGCGTGATTCGAAGTTCCTCGCGCGCCAGACACTGGTACAGTCGCTCAATCAGATGAGCACCGCCCGACAGCAGGTGGAGATCCAGCTGTCGTCCGTAGCCGCCGCGCTCGAGGATCTTCGCGTGCAGCAGCGGAGGTACGAACTCGGCGCGACGACGCTGCTCGATCTGCTTACATCACAAACACAGTTGGACCAGGCGCGAACGTCACTGATCAGGGCGCGCTATGACTACCGCGTGGCGAAGGCGCAGCTGGAAGCGCTTATCGGCCGTGACATCCAGGAATAA
- a CDS encoding efflux RND transporter periplasmic adaptor subunit, with the protein MKRNIIITLAAFAVLACSKKKDEGLTIPIEPVTRQTIVVDAQATGVVEPINVIEVKAKSSGQIVAMPVETGTLLKQGDLLVQLDTRDTRNAYAQAKADVDAGNIKLQVSRRARDRASELFRERIITSGENEAAQVDYANSQASVLRNRASLDLRAQSLEEATVRAPVGGTVIEKTVSLGQVIASGTGSFGGGTTILKMADLTKVRVRALVNETDIGKVRAGLSATVMVDAFPDRPFVGTVEKIEPQATVQQSVTMFPVLVSIDNRAGLLMPGMNGEVSIQVERRENVIAVSNDAVRSPNEIVSVATLLGLNADSVRAQLRAARGNRGGAEGRGGAKAGGRADAGGAQPGASAIPVSDQGPSAQGERGATPEVTDKQCADVTAALAKKPEIRTRVAELRTRMQSGDLDRQAMQAEMQKIYTAAGLDAGVVRACNFRERGERGQQSRSGGSPQRGPGGRSPQGSQMEQGGATGENGGSPSAAAGMGRGRPRGRTAMVFTVKDGKYTPKVVRLGVNNFDYSEVLSGLNEGEQVAILNVAAMQAKQANELDQMRGRTGMPGMQRQPSGQGGPGAPGGGGAGGTPGARGSGGQRGGGF; encoded by the coding sequence TTGAAACGGAATATCATCATCACGCTTGCAGCATTCGCTGTACTGGCGTGTTCGAAAAAGAAGGACGAAGGTTTGACAATTCCCATCGAGCCGGTAACGCGACAGACCATCGTTGTCGATGCGCAGGCGACGGGAGTCGTAGAGCCGATCAACGTGATCGAGGTCAAGGCCAAATCTTCGGGGCAGATCGTGGCAATGCCTGTCGAAACGGGGACGCTGCTCAAGCAGGGCGATCTTCTGGTGCAGCTCGATACCCGCGATACGCGCAACGCGTACGCGCAGGCAAAAGCAGATGTGGATGCGGGGAACATCAAGCTCCAGGTGTCACGTCGCGCGCGCGATCGCGCAAGCGAGTTGTTCCGCGAGCGCATCATCACCTCGGGCGAGAACGAGGCAGCGCAGGTGGATTACGCGAATTCCCAGGCATCGGTTCTCCGAAATCGCGCCTCGCTTGACTTGAGGGCGCAGTCGCTCGAGGAAGCAACGGTCCGTGCACCGGTGGGCGGGACGGTCATCGAGAAGACAGTTTCACTCGGACAGGTAATCGCGTCAGGAACCGGATCCTTCGGAGGTGGCACGACGATCCTGAAGATGGCCGATCTCACGAAGGTAAGGGTGCGCGCGCTCGTGAACGAGACCGACATTGGCAAGGTCCGAGCGGGACTGTCGGCAACGGTGATGGTCGATGCGTTCCCGGATCGGCCCTTCGTTGGGACAGTGGAGAAGATCGAGCCGCAGGCGACAGTTCAGCAGTCGGTGACGATGTTCCCAGTCCTCGTGAGCATCGACAATCGGGCCGGTCTGCTCATGCCGGGCATGAATGGCGAGGTTTCCATCCAGGTCGAGCGGCGGGAGAACGTCATCGCTGTTTCGAACGATGCAGTGCGAAGTCCGAACGAGATCGTGTCGGTTGCGACACTGCTCGGCCTCAACGCCGACTCAGTGCGCGCCCAACTCCGGGCCGCGCGCGGCAACCGCGGCGGAGCGGAAGGTCGCGGCGGCGCCAAAGCTGGCGGAAGGGCAGATGCGGGTGGAGCTCAGCCAGGGGCGAGCGCTATTCCAGTCAGCGATCAGGGCCCATCTGCGCAGGGTGAAAGAGGTGCGACGCCTGAAGTTACCGACAAGCAATGCGCGGATGTGACCGCCGCACTCGCGAAAAAACCGGAGATCCGGACTCGCGTCGCGGAATTGAGGACGCGAATGCAATCGGGGGATCTCGACCGGCAGGCGATGCAGGCGGAGATGCAGAAAATCTACACAGCCGCCGGGCTCGATGCCGGCGTGGTTCGAGCCTGCAATTTCCGGGAGCGCGGTGAGCGCGGACAGCAAAGCAGAAGTGGCGGTTCGCCGCAAAGGGGACCGGGAGGCCGGTCACCACAGGGCAGTCAAATGGAACAGGGCGGTGCCACCGGTGAGAACGGCGGGTCGCCCAGTGCGGCGGCCGGGATGGGCCGCGGCCGTCCGCGCGGACGAACCGCAATGGTGTTCACTGTGAAAGACGGCAAGTACACGCCGAAAGTCGTACGCCTCGGTGTCAATAACTTCGACTACTCGGAAGTGCTCAGCGGGCTCAATGAGGGTGAGCAGGTTGCCATCCTGAATGTCGCGGCGATGCAGGCAAAACAGGCGAACGAGCTGGATCAGATGCGTGGACGGACCGGAATGCCAGGCATGCAGCGTCAGCCCAGCGGGCAGGGCGGACCGGGTGCACCCGGTGGTGGTGGCGCGGGTGGAACGCCGGGCGCGCGCGGCAGCGGTGGTCAACGCGGTGGTGGCTTCTGA
- a CDS encoding CsbD family protein translates to MDKDLKQRGMENQAEGKMEEMKGDARAKVGDATDNQSEHIKGHAEELKGKIKKNFGKAEENVDDAV, encoded by the coding sequence ATGGACAAAGACCTCAAGCAGCGCGGGATGGAAAACCAGGCCGAAGGAAAGATGGAAGAGATGAAAGGCGATGCGCGCGCAAAGGTGGGCGATGCGACTGACAACCAGAGTGAGCACATTAAGGGTCACGCCGAAGAGCTGAAGGGCAAGATCAAGAAGAACTTCGGCAAGGCCGAAGAAAACGTCGACGACGCAGTCTAG
- a CDS encoding Spy/CpxP family protein refolding chaperone, translating into MQRSKSYALMFLLGAFIAGGAMGFTADRVISRDQPGHRGGGRHSMSRMAKELDLTPDQRVQFDSIMTNRRRQMHEQFKPFQAQMDSMERIGKTLSDSTHAQMMRVLEPGQQVKLEAMRARSRKDAAAKRARWNSGKDRANHKP; encoded by the coding sequence ATGCAACGCTCGAAAAGTTACGCGCTCATGTTTCTGCTGGGCGCTTTCATTGCAGGAGGCGCGATGGGCTTCACCGCCGATCGCGTGATCTCGCGCGATCAGCCGGGTCACCGCGGTGGTGGCCGCCATTCCATGAGTCGAATGGCCAAAGAGCTCGACCTTACACCGGATCAGCGTGTTCAGTTCGATTCGATCATGACCAACCGCCGCCGCCAGATGCATGAGCAATTCAAGCCGTTCCAGGCCCAGATGGACTCCATGGAACGAATCGGTAAGACGCTCAGCGACAGCACGCACGCCCAGATGATGCGCGTGCTCGAGCCTGGACAGCAGGTAAAGCTGGAAGCAATGCGGGCGCGGAGCCGGAAAGACGCCGCGGCGAAACGTGCACGCTGGAATTCAGGCAAAGACCGGGCTAACCACAAACCATGA
- a CDS encoding ABC transporter permease, whose translation MTLPTRQIEAREAEISERPNAALPQTRTPFDGSRPKAGGVTLVKEIVLVALGALRANKMRSFLTMLGIVIGVAAVIAMVAIGKGAQKSISDRIAGLGTTLLQVRPGARRGFGVATENNEKLTMRDAEALRDRGQFFAAVGPEMTKRMMLQFGSLNALTQITGAGANYLDVRKYTLAAGRMYNEAEEAGMRRFAIVGSAVIDNLGLQTPEAILGELVRIGGVQFEVIGVLASKGQTGMGQNPDDFVLIPITTARYRVMGTDRLNSIAVLAASEEQIPEAQAEIQSILRREHRLTPEKKDDFDIRNQAEFLNTFAETTKTFTFLLAGIAAVSLLVGGIGIMNIMLVSVTERTREIGIRKALGATKGAILFQFLIEAIVLCLLGGIVGVVLGGGGAALLNKLGGFNTQVDPSSVLLAFAFSAGVGILFGVWPARRAASLDPIIALRYE comes from the coding sequence ATGACACTTCCCACGCGACAGATCGAGGCCCGCGAGGCGGAGATTTCCGAAAGGCCAAATGCGGCGTTGCCACAGACCAGAACGCCGTTCGATGGCTCGCGGCCAAAGGCGGGCGGCGTGACGCTGGTGAAGGAGATCGTGCTCGTCGCACTCGGGGCCTTACGCGCGAACAAAATGCGGTCGTTCCTGACAATGCTCGGCATCGTAATCGGGGTAGCTGCCGTAATTGCCATGGTGGCGATTGGCAAGGGGGCGCAGAAGTCCATCAGTGACCGCATTGCCGGCCTGGGAACGACGCTGCTGCAGGTGCGGCCGGGCGCGCGTCGCGGCTTCGGCGTCGCAACCGAGAACAATGAAAAACTCACCATGAGGGATGCCGAAGCTCTGCGCGACCGCGGACAATTCTTCGCCGCTGTCGGCCCGGAGATGACGAAGCGAATGATGCTCCAGTTTGGAAGCCTGAACGCGTTGACGCAGATAACGGGGGCTGGGGCAAACTATCTGGATGTCCGCAAATACACCCTGGCTGCCGGACGGATGTACAACGAAGCAGAGGAAGCCGGCATGCGGCGTTTCGCGATCGTCGGGTCAGCGGTGATCGACAATCTCGGTTTGCAAACGCCTGAGGCTATACTGGGAGAACTCGTGAGAATCGGCGGTGTGCAGTTCGAGGTGATCGGCGTGCTGGCGTCCAAAGGTCAAACCGGTATGGGCCAGAATCCCGACGACTTCGTTCTGATCCCGATCACCACGGCGCGATACCGGGTGATGGGTACCGACCGTCTCAATTCCATAGCGGTGCTGGCTGCATCAGAGGAGCAGATTCCCGAAGCACAGGCGGAAATTCAATCGATCCTGCGCCGCGAGCACCGGCTCACGCCGGAGAAGAAAGACGATTTCGATATTCGTAATCAGGCGGAATTTCTCAATACCTTTGCAGAGACGACGAAGACATTCACGTTCCTGCTTGCTGGTATAGCGGCAGTGAGTCTCCTTGTGGGCGGCATCGGAATCATGAACATCATGCTGGTGTCCGTCACCGAGCGCACCCGCGAGATCGGCATACGTAAAGCGCTTGGCGCGACGAAAGGTGCCATTCTGTTTCAGTTTCTCATCGAGGCGATCGTGCTCTGCCTTCTCGGCGGAATAGTCGGGGTGGTACTTGGCGGCGGCGGTGCGGCTCTCCTCAACAAGCTCGGCGGATTCAATACGCAGGTCGATCCATCGTCCGTGCTGCTCGCCTTCGCGTTCTCGGCGGGCGTCGGTATTCTCTTTGGCGTCTGGCCGGCCCGCCGCGCGGCATCCCTCGACCCGATCATCGCGTTGCGCTACGAGTAG